The Primulina huaijiensis isolate GDHJ02 chromosome 12, ASM1229523v2, whole genome shotgun sequence genome has a window encoding:
- the LOC140990623 gene encoding F-box/LRR-repeat protein At3g48880-like isoform X1, translated as MEFRLEKKTSRKFSQACAMDDVCSSLRRWEEMNHDILVKIFQTLDIFDLILGIGQVCSTWRLAACDPLLWRTLDLSMLKSNFIKIPLEPYVYVDGRSDKTLTRVLKISLNLSRGNVSTIIFHYNLYISNDQLTYAAERCPRLKRLVMPAWNRIKEAGICHAIRIWKDLESLTMPSISNPPVLMEEISENCKNFSELKIMGPFDVCFASTLVAFLPSLKVLSLRCSMVFKDALVIILDGLKGLEVLNISHCLLVDAPPPPATKNVLRKLDSTILERTSKLKIFLSCMNDSCVMCQRARNDEGLMRWYKYEEDLWKVDEVGSLAI; from the exons ATGGAATTCAG GCTCGAGAAAAAGACATCTAGGAAATTTTCACAAGCTTGTGCAATGGACGATGTGTGCTCCAGTTTGAGAAGATGGGAGGAAATGAATCATGATATTTTGGTTAAGATTTTCCAAACCCTGGACATCTTTGATTTGATCTTGGGGATTGGTCAAGTTTGTAGCACTTGGAGATTGGCGGCTTGTGACCCTTTACTCTGGCGGACTCTTGATTTGTCGATGCTTAAGTCAAACTTCATTAAAATACCGTTAGAGCCATATGTATACGTGGATGGTCGGTCGGATAAGACGTTGACTCGGGTTTTGAAGATTTCCTTAAATCTAAGCCGTGGAAACGTATCGACAATAATTTTTCACTACAATCTCTACATCAGCAATGATCAGTTGACTTACGCAGCTGAAAG GTGCCCTCGTCTCAAACGTCTGGTCATGCCTGCATGGAATAGAATAAAGGAGGCTGGAATATGTCATGCAATTCGTATATGGAAAGATCTTGAATCACTAACAATGCCTAGCATATCAAACCCTCCAGTTCTAATGGAGGAAATTTCGGAAAATTGTAAGAATTTTTCCGAATTGAAGATAATGGGACCCTTTGATGTTTGCTTCGCTTCAACACTCGTTGCATTTCTACCTAGCTTGAAAGTCTTAAGCCTTCGATGCTCGATGGTTTTCAAGGATGCTTTGGTTATTATCTTGGATGGATTGAAAGGGCTAGAAGTTCTCAACATATCTCATTGCCTACTTGTTGATGCCCCTCCACCTCCTGCCACAAAAAATGTCCTCCGGAAGCTTGACAGCACGATTCTCGAAAGGACAAGcaagttaaaaatttttttatcgtGTATGAATGATTCGTGTGTGATGTGCCAACGTGCTAGAAATGACGAAGGGTTGATGAGGTGGTACAAGTACGAGGAAGATCTTTGGAAAGTAGATGAAGTGGGATCACTCGCGATCTGA
- the LOC140990623 gene encoding F-box/LRR-repeat protein At3g48880-like isoform X2, giving the protein MDDVCSSLRRWEEMNHDILVKIFQTLDIFDLILGIGQVCSTWRLAACDPLLWRTLDLSMLKSNFIKIPLEPYVYVDGRSDKTLTRVLKISLNLSRGNVSTIIFHYNLYISNDQLTYAAERCPRLKRLVMPAWNRIKEAGICHAIRIWKDLESLTMPSISNPPVLMEEISENCKNFSELKIMGPFDVCFASTLVAFLPSLKVLSLRCSMVFKDALVIILDGLKGLEVLNISHCLLVDAPPPPATKNVLRKLDSTILERTSKLKIFLSCMNDSCVMCQRARNDEGLMRWYKYEEDLWKVDEVGSLAI; this is encoded by the exons ATGGACGATGTGTGCTCCAGTTTGAGAAGATGGGAGGAAATGAATCATGATATTTTGGTTAAGATTTTCCAAACCCTGGACATCTTTGATTTGATCTTGGGGATTGGTCAAGTTTGTAGCACTTGGAGATTGGCGGCTTGTGACCCTTTACTCTGGCGGACTCTTGATTTGTCGATGCTTAAGTCAAACTTCATTAAAATACCGTTAGAGCCATATGTATACGTGGATGGTCGGTCGGATAAGACGTTGACTCGGGTTTTGAAGATTTCCTTAAATCTAAGCCGTGGAAACGTATCGACAATAATTTTTCACTACAATCTCTACATCAGCAATGATCAGTTGACTTACGCAGCTGAAAG GTGCCCTCGTCTCAAACGTCTGGTCATGCCTGCATGGAATAGAATAAAGGAGGCTGGAATATGTCATGCAATTCGTATATGGAAAGATCTTGAATCACTAACAATGCCTAGCATATCAAACCCTCCAGTTCTAATGGAGGAAATTTCGGAAAATTGTAAGAATTTTTCCGAATTGAAGATAATGGGACCCTTTGATGTTTGCTTCGCTTCAACACTCGTTGCATTTCTACCTAGCTTGAAAGTCTTAAGCCTTCGATGCTCGATGGTTTTCAAGGATGCTTTGGTTATTATCTTGGATGGATTGAAAGGGCTAGAAGTTCTCAACATATCTCATTGCCTACTTGTTGATGCCCCTCCACCTCCTGCCACAAAAAATGTCCTCCGGAAGCTTGACAGCACGATTCTCGAAAGGACAAGcaagttaaaaatttttttatcgtGTATGAATGATTCGTGTGTGATGTGCCAACGTGCTAGAAATGACGAAGGGTTGATGAGGTGGTACAAGTACGAGGAAGATCTTTGGAAAGTAGATGAAGTGGGATCACTCGCGATCTGA
- the LOC140990170 gene encoding transcription factor MYB17-like — MVKKRETNKEGEKRKKKKGRMTCCEKEGIRKGAWTPEEDKILVDFITRNGHGAWRNLPKIAGLLRCGKSCRLRWINYLRPNIKRGPFSAEEEKSIIDLHGTLGNKWAAIASHLPGRTDNDIKNFWNSHLRKRFTSIDSNQPASSSKSVDTNLESPLSCQMVQSERIQFEVKSYPSSEAQLTSLENQSERDFFLRLWNSRVADSFRKIKECTSEWIGDTSSHSQASQTSSLTKVESSSIATNQLSKSMANQNVEHLSCRKEADVFAACSDLTKPYEIDESADVMFQFLLDFPAGGDDMGFLQESFNNISASIQDQMQ, encoded by the exons ATGGTGAAAAAGAGAGAAACAAATAAGGAAGGGGAgaaaaggaagaagaagaaagggAGAATGACATGCTGTGAAAAAGAAGGGATAAGAAAAGGGGCTTGGACTCCTGAAGAAGACAAGATTCTTGTTGATTTCATCACTCGGAATGGGCATGGCGCTTGGAGGAATCTCCCTAAAATtgcag GTCTCCTTCGGTGTGGGAAGAGCTGTCGGCTTCGTTGGATAAACTATCTTCGACCCAACATTAAACGCGGTCCCTTTAGTGCAGAGGAAGAGAAAAGTATCATTGACCTACATGGAACACTGGGTAACAA ATGGGCAGCGATAGCCTCGCATTTACCAGGAAGAACAGACAATGATATCaagaacttctggaactcacaTTTGAGGAAGCGCTTTACCAGCATAGACTCCAACCAGCCAGCCAGCTCTTCTAAGTCAGTCGACACAAATCTTGAATCTCCACTGTCTTGCCAAATGGTTCAATCGGAGAGGATTCAATTCGAGGTCAAATCTTATCCATCAAGTGAAGCACAGCTTACGTCATTAGAAAATCAATCTGAAAGGGACTTCTTCCTCCGTCTGTGGAACTCTAGAGTCGCTGATTCATTTCGAAAAATCAAGGAGTGTACAAGTGAATGGATTGGCGACACCTCATCTCACAGCCAAGCTTCTCAAACATCGTCCTTAACTAAAGTTGAATCGAGCTCCATAGCCACAAACCAACTCTCCAAATCCATGGCCAACCAAAATGTGGAACATTTGAGCTGCAGAAAGGAAGCAGACGTTTTTGCAGCTTGTTCTGATTTGACAAAACCATACGAGATCGATGAATCAGCAGATGTAATGTTTCAGTTTTTACTAGATTTTCCAGCTGGTGGCGATGATATGGGATTCCTTCAAGAATCCTTTAATAATATCTCTGCTTCTATCCAAGATCAGATGCAGTAA